In the Neisseria sp. KEM232 genome, CGACAGCCGCTCGCCCGCCACGCAGGCCTGGCTGAAAGAATTGTCCGACCTCAAATCGCTCGATATGCGCCAAGTGTCGAACGAGTCGCTCAAAGCCAGCTTGGCCGCCGTGCGTACCTATCAGGACACCGTGCGCGGCACGGTTGCCGTGCGCTTGGACGATGTCAAAACCGCGCCGCAGGAAGCACCCGCCTCCGCCGTAACGCCGTCTGAAAAAGCCGAAACCGCCGCTTCCGAAGCAGCCGCGCAGCCCGCCTCCGCTCCTGCCGCGCCGTCTGAAAAAGCGCAGGAAGCCAAAACGCAGGAAGCGCCGAAAGCCGACAAGGCGGGAGACAAAGCGGCCGAGAAGTCGTCTGAAAAAACCGCCAAACCGGCCGAGGGCGGCAATAAAGACGCCAAGCCCGCCGCGCCCAAAGCTGCCGAGCCGGCCAAAGCGAAAGGCGGTGCGGCATGAAAGCGCTGCTGTGGTTAATCGTCCTCTTCGCCGCAGGCGTCGCCCTGTCGGTAGCCTCCACCATGTTCGGCGGCAACGTCTATTTCGCCGTCGGCAACACGCTGGCACGCGTCGATTTGAAACTCTTCGTGCCCGCGCTGATTGTGGCCGTGGTGCTGCTTTACATTGTTATCCAGCTTTTGGGCGGCCTGTTTAACGTGCCCGCCCGCCTGCAACGCTTCGGCACCGCGCGCAAAGGCCGCAAAGCGGGCAGCAACCTGAACGCCGCCGGTTTGGCCTATTTCGAGGGCAAATACCAGAAAGCCGAACAGGAAGCCGCCAAAGTCCTCGCCAACAAAGAAGCGGGCGAAAGCCGCTCGCTGGCGCTGATGATTGCCGCCCATGCTGCCGACCGCATGAACGACGCCGCGCTGCGCGACCGCTACCTCCACGAAATCGCCGCGCTGCCCGCTGCCGCCCAGCTTTCGCGCTACCTGATGCTGGCCGAAGACGCGCTCAACCGCCGCGACTACCCCGCCGCCGAAGAAAACCTGGCCGCCGCCGCCAAAATCAGCCCGCGCCTCACCCGCCTGCTGCGTTTGCAGCTGCGTTATGCCTTCGACCACGGCGACGCCGCCGAAGTGCTCGACAAGGTCGGCGATCTGCAAAAGCAAAACGCCGCCAATCCGCACGAAGCGGCGCAGTACCGCGACTGGGCATACCGCCGCCTGCTGGCCGAAGCCTCGGATTCAGACGGCCTCAAACGCGTTTTGAAGCGGATTCCCGACGAAATGAAAAACGGCGCGCTGTGTGCCGCCGTAGCCGAAAAATACGAAAACCTCGGCCTGTATGCCGCCGCCGCCGCATGGGTGGAAAAACACTATCCGCAAAACGGCCGCGCCGACCTGCTGCCGCCTTTCGTGCGCAGCGCTTCATTCCTCGCCGACAAAGACCGTCTCAAAGCGCTCGATGCCGCTGAAGGCTGGCTGAAAACGCGCCAAAAAGACGCCGCCCTCCTGCTCGCCCTCGGCCAACTTGCCGAAAACAGGCAGCTTTGGGGCAAGGCGCAGGGTTATCTGGAAGCCGCCATCGCCGAACATGACAGTCCGCAGGCGCGTTTGGCGCTGGCCAAAGTTTTCGACAAAACGGGCGACGAAGCCGCCGCGCAGGAACAGCGCCTGCGCGCCCT is a window encoding:
- a CDS encoding heme biosynthesis HemY N-terminal domain-containing protein, whose translation is MKALLWLIVLFAAGVALSVASTMFGGNVYFAVGNTLARVDLKLFVPALIVAVVLLYIVIQLLGGLFNVPARLQRFGTARKGRKAGSNLNAAGLAYFEGKYQKAEQEAAKVLANKEAGESRSLALMIAAHAADRMNDAALRDRYLHEIAALPAAAQLSRYLMLAEDALNRRDYPAAEENLAAAAKISPRLTRLLRLQLRYAFDHGDAAEVLDKVGDLQKQNAANPHEAAQYRDWAYRRLLAEASDSDGLKRVLKRIPDEMKNGALCAAVAEKYENLGLYAAAAAWVEKHYPQNGRADLLPPFVRSASFLADKDRLKALDAAEGWLKTRQKDAALLLALGQLAENRQLWGKAQGYLEAAIAEHDSPQARLALAKVFDKTGDEAAAQEQRLRALTLGEPELSLPAPQG